The sequence below is a genomic window from Gammaproteobacteria bacterium.
CGAAGCGATCGGCGCCAGCAACTGTTCGCCGCCTTCGAGGTGCGCATCGAACACGTGATAGGCGCTGAGACCACGGGCGATATTCCCATGTGCCCGCAGATCCACGCGCTCGACACTTACGTCTGCCTGGATGCGGCCTAACAGCAACGCGTGCGGCCGCAATTCCCAGCTCACCTGCCCAAAATCGAAGCCGCGAAACCGCAACTGGCTCGCCTGACCCTGCCAGACCGTGCCTTGCAGGTTGCTGGCGTGAATGTCAGGCGGCAGATACTCGTCAGCCAGGTGCGCGGGCGCCGTCACAATCAGTGACACTAGGAAGGCGAAAATGCCGAGAATAGCCAGTTTGATCATTATGAGAAGGCCATTATGGGTAGTTCACGACCGTTGCAGACTGAGGCGGGCGTCAACCCGGCCGGGCGTGGTTTCGGGCGTGATCGTGGCGCGCGTAACGTCAACGTTGTATTGGCCCTTGAGCGTGCCCAGCCAGCGGACCATGGTATCGAAGTCCGCGTTTTCCAGCGACAGGCGTACGCCGCTGTCGCCTTCGGGCTCCATGCGCGTGATCGGATCCCGCACCTTGCCCTGCGTGGCGGTGCTGTCGACGATGGAGAGCAGCGACCGATTCATGTCGGTCGCGGCCGTGTTCGGAATCGCGAGCCGCGCCTGCCGGACCTGCTGGCCGGCGTCGCGCATCCACGCCAGCACCTCCCGCTGCGCCTTTACATTGACGACCAGTTGCGCGTGCCGTGCCGCAATCGGCGCCCAGACCAGCATGTACAGCAGAGCGATAGCCACGAACGCGCCGCATGCCACCACCATCAGGCGTTCACGCGGTTGTAACGCATAAAACCAGTCTTTCATCCGCGTCTCTCCCGGATCACCAGCCGGCCGTTTACCGCGTTGCCGCGCGTCTCGGCAGATTCTATGCGGGCGGCCAGGCCCTGCTCTTCAATATTCTGTTTGATCGCTTCCAGCGATTGCAGCTCGCGCGCGCTCAGGCTGACGTTAAGAGCTTCGTCCAGATAATCGAGGTTAACGATGCTCACGTCGGCCGCGTCCGTAAGCGCGCGGCCACCGGCGTTCAGCAATGGCATGAAGCCGGCTTGTGTATCAGTCTCGCTCGCCTGGCGCAGCGCCTGAAGTTCTTGTTCCATTTGCACGCGAGCATTGACGATCCGGGTGGTGCCGGGAAACGTTTCCCGATAAACCTGCGCGATGTCCACCTGCAGGCTGACATCCTGTTCCGCCAGACGCCGGTAATCCAGGGTGGTGTTGACCGCCTGCAGCGCGACCCAGACCCCGGCCAGAGCGGCGGCCGCGCGCCAGTGCTTAAACAGCCTGACCACATCGCTCTTGACGCGATACTGCCCCTGCATCACATTGATGGTGCGCTTCTCATCGATGCCGGCCGCCCAGCCAGGCGACGGCGTGCTGGCGCGCAGCTCGTAGGTGACGGTGGGAAGCCGCGGCAATGGTGCGGCGTCGGCCTCGCCGTCGATTCCATACACATCGATAGCGACCGGCGGCGTGGCGGCCTCTTCCAGCATGCAGCTCAGCATGACCTCGAGATTATCGGGCTCCAGGGTGAATCCGCTGAACGCGCCGGTGCGCAGCAGTGCGCGGTCCGGCTCGATCAGCAGACTCCAGCGCTGCTCGCCATGCAGCGGCACGGCCAGCACATCGGGGATTAGCACCTGCGGGATCAGCCCGGCGCGACGCAACTGCGCCAGCCACAGATCCATGTCGGTACGCGCAACCACCGCCACCGGATAACTGCCATCGACCTGGCGGTGGCCGGGCGCGAAATGCATTTGCTCAACGTTCTCGGCCAGTTCTTCTTCCAGCGCGAACGGCATGGCGCGCACCAGCTGCTCGCGGTTGCGCGCCTTGAGATTGACGGTCGTCAGCAGAATGTTTTCGCTGGGCGCCAGCACCACGCAGCGCCGGTAATGGGCGGCAGACGCCGCGTCGTTCAGCGATCCGTACGCGGGCTCGCCCACAGGATGCCGGTTCGCACCGATCACCTGCCATGCCGCGCCAGGCGATTCGGCTACCTCCGCGTCCGCTTCGCTCGTGTCCGCGTGCGGATCGTATGTGGCGGGCAAAAGCCGGATGAGTATCGTTTCCATAATGTCGGTCCCCGATGAATATTCTTGGTTTCTAGAACCCCTGCGTGCGGCGGAGCACCCTGATTTCATCGCTCTCGCGCACCAGCAGACTGTTCAGTTCCGCGCGGCCGTGGCCGATGCTTGTCTCGATGCGGACTTCGAAGAACTGGGTGGTGACGCCTAACGAAGTGTCGCTGCCGGTCGGCAGCGTAATGCCCGCCACGGTCTGTACCGCATTTATAAAATCTTCCGCCGTGGTAAACGGATTTTCCTGCCTGTACTTGACCAGCGCGACCGCAGTTTTCGGGTCCATACCTGGCGCCAGGGTCATCATCACTTCCGGTGGCGCAGTGTTCACGTTAATGAGCGTGGACGCGGGCAGGGCACTTATAAACGGTTGGAGCCGCTGATAGACCTTCGCGTTAAAACCCATAACCAGGCGCAACTCCGAGATGCTGGTCATGGGCTGGTTTGCGGTGCGATAAGGATGGTCGAGACCGCTATAGAAGTCGTCCTCGGCGCCAGCAGGGTTAACGGGGTTGATGTCCTGATCCATCCAGTCGATGATCGGCCACATCAGGCGCGGATCCAGCCCCAACGTTACCAGCAAGCGCCGAAACTGTAGTTGCGCGCCATTGCCCGCGCCGCCGGCAGGATTGCCCTGCTGCGCCAGGTTGTTTATGTTGAAGCGCGCCTGCGCGTCGGTGATGCGGCCGACCATGTGACCGCCCGGCAGATCGATGGGTGGCAGCGGTTGCGCCCACGCCTCGACGAGCGCATCGATGTCCGGCCTGCGGTCGCGCCTTAGAATAAGCTTGGCCCACTCTTCGCCGCCTTTGGCGTATTCCCAGGCCTGCGCGCCGTCAATGAGATTGCCGGTGCGCCGAATGTCGAACTGCTGTTGCAT
It includes:
- the gspK gene encoding type II secretion system minor pseudopilin GspK, giving the protein MSGPRRERGVALVTALLIVALATVTAVSFAMQQQFDIRRTGNLIDGAQAWEYAKGGEEWAKLILRRDRRPDIDALVEAWAQPLPPIDLPGGHMVGRITDAQARFNINNLAQQGNPAGGAGNGAQLQFRRLLVTLGLDPRLMWPIIDWMDQDINPVNPAGAEDDFYSGLDHPYRTANQPMTSISELRLVMGFNAKVYQRLQPFISALPASTLINVNTAPPEVMMTLAPGMDPKTAVALVKYRQENPFTTAEDFINAVQTVAGITLPTGSDTSLGVTTQFFEVRIETSIGHGRAELNSLLVRESDEIRVLRRTQGF
- a CDS encoding type II secretion system protein M, translating into MKDWFYALQPRERLMVVACGAFVAIALLYMLVWAPIAARHAQLVVNVKAQREVLAWMRDAGQQVRQARLAIPNTAATDMNRSLLSIVDSTATQGKVRDPITRMEPEGDSGVRLSLENADFDTMVRWLGTLKGQYNVDVTRATITPETTPGRVDARLSLQRS
- the gspL gene encoding type II secretion system protein GspL, which translates into the protein METILIRLLPATYDPHADTSEADAEVAESPGAAWQVIGANRHPVGEPAYGSLNDAASAAHYRRCVVLAPSENILLTTVNLKARNREQLVRAMPFALEEELAENVEQMHFAPGHRQVDGSYPVAVVARTDMDLWLAQLRRAGLIPQVLIPDVLAVPLHGEQRWSLLIEPDRALLRTGAFSGFTLEPDNLEVMLSCMLEEAATPPVAIDVYGIDGEADAAPLPRLPTVTYELRASTPSPGWAAGIDEKRTINVMQGQYRVKSDVVRLFKHWRAAAALAGVWVALQAVNTTLDYRRLAEQDVSLQVDIAQVYRETFPGTTRIVNARVQMEQELQALRQASETDTQAGFMPLLNAGGRALTDAADVSIVNLDYLDEALNVSLSARELQSLEAIKQNIEEQGLAARIESAETRGNAVNGRLVIRERRG